Proteins encoded by one window of Acidipropionibacterium virtanenii:
- the whiA gene encoding DNA-binding protein WhiA, which translates to MALTTRVKSELSIVMAPKLCCRRSEIATTLRFAGGIHLVQGHVVIEAELDTGGAARRLRQAISEIYNLDAEVVVVHGSGLHRNTRYVLRLVRGGGDLARLTGLLDRRGMPVRGLPVPVVGGGQCCQAAAWRGAFLARGSLTEPGRSMAMEVTAPGAEASLALVGAARRLDISAKSRQVRQLNRVVIRDGDAIAAMLTQMGAHESLLAWEDRRLRREVRASANRLANFDDANLRRSARAAVTASARVERALEILGVDVPDHLMAAGKLRLENRNASLEELGRLHQPPLTKDAIAGRIRRLLAMADKAADVRGVPTTVESLPPEAREDRG; encoded by the coding sequence ATGGCTCTCACCACCCGAGTGAAGTCGGAGCTCTCGATCGTGATGGCGCCGAAGCTGTGCTGCCGACGTTCGGAGATCGCGACGACGCTGCGGTTCGCCGGGGGGATCCATCTGGTTCAGGGTCATGTGGTCATCGAGGCCGAACTCGACACGGGCGGTGCGGCCAGACGTCTGCGCCAGGCCATCTCGGAGATCTACAATCTGGATGCCGAGGTGGTCGTGGTACACGGCTCCGGCCTGCACAGGAACACCCGGTATGTGCTTCGGCTGGTGCGTGGGGGCGGCGATCTCGCCCGCCTCACCGGACTCCTCGACCGGCGGGGGATGCCGGTGCGCGGTCTTCCGGTTCCGGTGGTCGGCGGCGGTCAGTGCTGCCAGGCGGCGGCCTGGCGGGGAGCCTTCCTGGCGCGGGGCTCCCTGACCGAGCCCGGGCGGTCGATGGCGATGGAGGTCACGGCCCCCGGGGCGGAGGCGTCGCTGGCCCTGGTCGGCGCGGCCCGGCGGCTCGATATCTCGGCGAAGTCGCGGCAGGTCCGTCAGCTCAACCGGGTGGTGATCCGGGATGGTGACGCCATCGCGGCGATGCTCACCCAGATGGGGGCTCACGAGTCTCTGCTGGCCTGGGAGGATCGGAGGCTGCGCCGCGAGGTGCGGGCCTCGGCCAATCGGCTGGCCAATTTCGATGATGCGAACCTGCGCCGGTCCGCGCGGGCCGCGGTGACGGCCAGCGCCCGGGTGGAGCGCGCCCTGGAGATCCTGGGCGTCGACGTCCCGGACCACCTCATGGCGGCCGGGAAGCTGCGCCTGGAGAATCGCAACGCCAGCCTCGAGGAACTCGGCCGACTGCACCAGCCGCCGTTGACGAAGGATGCCATCGCCGGACGGATCCGTCGGCTTCTGGCGATGGCGGACAAGGCCGCGGACGTCCGGGGGGT